In one window of Camelina sativa cultivar DH55 chromosome 15, Cs, whole genome shotgun sequence DNA:
- the LOC104748768 gene encoding F-box only protein 8-like, with translation MVRLSLRVAASDILQNRERIKLRRRRGRGRATQRTQNRVAPQIPIEEEEAMHSSITCDARHIPLDLLIEILTRLPAKSVLKFKSVSKFWLSLLSSREFCNRFLMVPSQPRLYMSLKDRRFYSKSLLLSSAVPSPFPSTLEFDQDLTVRRMGGFNPRFLHGFICFMYYLNARVYNPTTRQLYIIPLIKESDIIAEGRDLHYDPYTIQYYMGHDPVKDQYKLLCTIFVEDMGKKRSEYWVYVLESGGSWKRKSVANDFHPHEPDILALCMKGAIYYCAWTDTYTCVLVRFDVRSEGFDMMQIPWIEKLTTDEKTVSQIDYGGTVAVIDITYLKETGTVDLWVVEDWTKKEWSRKTLVLKPCQMHLVITNRLTIRGTNLKGKVILFPRDLISPFYILCYDLHTNNLEWIEIKGIPDSWFSKDEDITYFDVDFLHPSESIRYLESERKIFR, from the coding sequence ATGGTGCGTTTGTCTCTTCGTGTTGCAGCATCTGACATACTACAGAATAGAGAGAGAATaaagttgagaagaagaagaggtagagGAAGAGCGACGCAACGAACACAAAATAGGGTTGCACCACAGATTcctatagaagaagaagaagcaatgcaTAGTTCAATAACTTGTGACGCACGACACATCCCTCTGGATCTCCTGATCGAGATTCTGACGAGATTGCCTGCGAAATCTGTTCTGAAATTCAAGAGTGTCTCGAAGTTTTGGTTATCTCTCTTGTCCTCTAGAGAATTTTGCAACCGTTTCCTTATGGTCCCATCTCAACCTCGTCTTTACATGTCTTTAAAGGACCGCCGCTTCTATTCTAAGTCTCTGCTCCTATCATCAGCCGTTCCAAGCCCGTTTCCTTCTACCTTAGAATTCGACCAGGATCTGACTGTCCGTAGGATGGGAGGCTTCAACCCACGCTTTCTCCATGGCTTTATTTGCTTCATGTATTATTTAAATGCCCGGGTCTATAACCCTACCACCAGACAACTTTATATCATACCTCTTATCAAAGAATCTGATATCATAGCTGAGGGTCGCGACCTTCATTATGATCCTTATACCATCCAATACTATATGGGCCACGATCCTGTAAAGGATCAGTATAAACTACTCTGCACAATTTTTGTAGAGGATATGGGAAAGAAAAGGTCTGAGTATTGGGTGTATGTTCTAGAAAGTGGTGGCTCGTGGAAAAGGAAAAGCGTTGCAAATGATTTTCATCCTCATGAGCCTGATATATTAGCATTATGTATGAAAGGAGCTATATATTACTGTGCGTGGACTGATACATATACATGTGTGCTTGTGAGGTTCGATGTCAGGTCAGAAGGATTTGATATGATGCAAATACCTTGGATAGAGAAGCTAACTACAGATGAGAAGACAGTGTCTCAAATAGATTATGGTGGAACAGTAGCTGTCATTGACATTACCTATCTAAAAGAGACAGGTACCGTGGATCTATGGGTTGTGGAAGATTGGACGAAGAAAGAATGGTCGAGGAAGACTTTGGTTTTGAAGCCTTGTCAGATGCATTTAGTCATTACCAATCGTTTGACAATAAGAGGTACAAATCTAAAAGGCAAGGTTATTTTGTTTCCGCGAGACTTGATTTCTCCCTTTTACATCTTGTGCTATGATCTACACACGAATAATCTCGAATGGATTGAGATCAAAGGGATACCGGATTCCTGGTTTAGTAAGGATGAAGATATCACATATTTTGACGTGGATTTCCTGCATCCGAGTGAGAGCATCAGGTACTTGGAATCTGAGCGTAAGATTTTCAGATAA
- the LOC104747479 gene encoding thioredoxin M4, chloroplastic-like gives MDQFRVLSRVAVTVMCLACFGFSVGMCSDSDPLIQTVVSNEDLPYSAKLNTVQNITESEWDSLVMMSELPVLVMFTSDQCKRCSMMDRILEQEDSIYAGKLNFYKIDINKAPVIAERYYVRDLPTIIFFRGGWLEDQVIGFNPAKVLRLVDKYAH, from the exons ATGGACCAATTTAGGGTTCTTTCCCGTGTGGCAGTAACTGTAATGTGCTTGGCGTGTTTCGGGTTTAGTGTTGGGATGTGTTCAGATTCAGATCCCTTGATTCAGACGGTAGTGTCTAACGAGGACTTGCCCTATTCCGCTAAGCTCAATACGG TACAAAATATCACGGAATCGGAATGGGATTCCCTTGTGATGATGTCTGAACTTCCAGTGCTGGTTATGTTCACATCCGACCAATGCAAACGATGTTCCATGATGGACCGCATACTGGAGCAAGAGGACTCGATATACGCGGGTAAGCTCAATTTCTACAAAATCGACATTAACAAGGCGCCAGTCATCGCAGAACGCTACTACGTACGTGATCTCCCGACCATTATTTTCTTCAGAGGGGGATGGTTAGAGGACCAAGTTATTGGATTTAATCCAGCGAAAGTACTGAGACTCGTGGATAAATATGCACATTAA